The following are encoded together in the Lentimicrobiaceae bacterium genome:
- a CDS encoding menaquinone biosynthesis protein, with protein MDDIKIVSVSYTNTLPFIYGIENSGFIKNYALQLLPPSGCAKALKNNEADIGLVPVGALSDFEKYFIHTDYCIGAVNYVKTVLLVSNTPIDKIETIYLDSHSRTSVKLCRVLAKNHWKINPKWKDFVYDKDNFALQPNEAAVLIGDKTFEVFDKYKYVLDLANQWYNFTSLPFVFALWISAKEIKKEIIDKLNSALCYGINSIDDCIDNAKNLIITRERAKQYFENDISYNFDNDKKKGLKLFLKFAEEL; from the coding sequence ATGGATGATATTAAAATTGTTTCCGTTTCATATACAAATACGCTTCCCTTTATATACGGTATAGAAAATTCAGGTTTCATAAAAAATTATGCCTTGCAGTTGTTGCCTCCTTCGGGATGTGCCAAAGCTCTTAAAAACAACGAAGCCGATATAGGTTTAGTTCCGGTGGGTGCATTAAGCGATTTTGAAAAATATTTTATTCACACCGACTACTGCATAGGAGCTGTAAACTACGTCAAAACAGTTCTGTTAGTCAGCAATACTCCGATTGATAAAATCGAAACCATTTATTTGGATAGTCATAGCCGAACATCGGTTAAGCTGTGTCGGGTGCTAGCAAAAAATCACTGGAAAATAAATCCCAAGTGGAAAGATTTTGTTTACGATAAAGATAATTTCGCTTTGCAACCCAACGAAGCCGCCGTCTTGATTGGCGACAAAACTTTTGAAGTTTTTGATAAATACAAGTACGTTTTAGATTTGGCAAATCAGTGGTACAATTTTACTTCACTTCCATTTGTTTTTGCTTTGTGGATTTCTGCCAAAGAAATAAAAAAAGAAATTATCGACAAATTAAACTCAGCTCTGTGTTACGGTATTAACAGCATTGACGATTGTATCGATAATGCCAAAAATTTAATTATTACCAGGGAAAGGGCTAAGCAATATTTTGAAAACGATATCAGCTACAACTTCGATAATGATAAGAAAAAGGGATTGAAACTATTTTTAAAGTTTGCTGAAGAGTTGTAA